Part of the Legionella cardiaca genome, ATTTTTTTATTTATGGGAACAACGACAGGCTTATCAACTTCCAGCAAATACCATTGCCCTTTTGGTTTTTGATTTTGAATCTGCTCGTAGGGCGTTGATAAGTTACTAAAAAAGCTAATGCCCTGATCAAGGTATTGATATTGCCATTTCCACTGATAGCCAACAACTTTAATGGTGACATCAGAATCACTGCTATCTTCCAGATTCATAAGAACCTTAGTTGCTGGAATGGCCAGACCAACGAGGATTAAAAATGGAATGATAGACCACAGAATTTCTACACGTGTATTGTCGTGGAAACTGGCTGGCTTGTATCCTTTTGACTTGCGGTGATGTATTAACGAATAAATCATCACACCAAAAACGACAATACCAATAATAGCGCAGATAACCATTGCAATCATATGTAAGTCATACATGTCTTTACTCAAGGGAGTTACCCCTTTATACATATTCATTTGCCACTTATCTGCTGCAGCCATGGCAACCTGGTTTAATCCCAGGCCAATTGCGGCGGCAAGCACCTTATTCAGCTTAAGCCCTTTTAGCATCCCCATATCACCTCTTTAAATAGTCAGGTTTTTTAAAAATCAGTTTTGCGAATACAAAACTAATTTTTTATTTAATAACCTTGACGGATCATCAATTAATTTCCAATGAATTTAGGTTTAGAATTTATTACCACAGTGAATAATTACCTTCTGTTTTTGATTGGCTCACCATGTACTTAATTGCCTCAAGAATCTCACCTGTGGTGCATTCTTTACAACCTCCATTTTTTGGATGATATCCACCTCTTATTGTGTTTTCGACTAAAACATCAATATTTTTTTCAATTATGGGTTCCCAAACTGCTTTATCTCCAATTTTAGGTGCACCCTGTTTACCTTCGTTATGGCACATGCTGCAGTTTTCATTATAAATTTCTTGTCCGTTTGCCGGGTATTTTGCAGCACCACCAGTTGCTACATCTTGCCATTGGGAACGAGATAAAGAGGCATTTAAAATGTAGTCAACAGCAGCCATCACATCGTTATCGGAACAAGTTACACAAGCACCTTTAACCGGCATGCTGTTATAACCATTAATCGCATGACGATAAAGTCCTGTTAAACCTCTACTCTTTAAGCGCATATACCAATTGGCACTATTACCAATAACGGGGGCAGACATTTCACCTCGTTGATGACAGATGATGCATGAATTAACATAGACCTGTTTTCCGCGCTTAATGGTAGGCTGACTTTCCGATGCCGGTACACCTAAAGGCTCATCGGAAGTTACCGTCTTTAAATAAGTGGCAATAGCAAGTCTATCTTCTTCTGTGAGGTAGCTTAGGCTATTATGATTTACTTCAGCCATTGGCCCGGCAACGGGACCGGCTCTATTAATAAGTTGTCCTTGGGCAAAAACATCCGCAACTTCATAGCGGCTTACAGAACGTAATCCGTATTTTGTAATATTCGGTGCCCAATAACCATCTATGAAGGTACCAGTCAAGTAAAAGCGATCTTTAGGTGCACCAAATATATTGAGTGGTGTATGACACATACTGCAGTGGCCTAAACTATCGACAATATATTTACCACGATTCCATGAGGGAGAGCGCTCAGCGTTATATTCGATTGCATTATCTTCAGGGAAGAAGAACAATATATTCCATCCCCACAGAGCAAGGCGCGAACCTGGAACATTAAATGGAAATGGTAATGATTTATTTTTTTGCTTAACAGGTGGAATGCTCATGAAGTAAGCATACAGAGCACGTGCATCATCATCAGTAATTTTAGAAAAATAAATATAAGGGAACACGGGAAAATAATTTCGACCCTGTGGATCACGTCCCTCTTTTAAAGCACGAATAAAATCTTCCTCTGTCCATTTCCCAATGCCAGTTTCTTTATCGGGCGTAATGTTAGGACTATAAAAAGTACCAAAAGGGGTATTAATAGGTAAACCACCAGCATAGGCAGGTGTTCCACCTTTCACATCAGTGTGACAAGCAATACAGTCACCCATTTTTGCTAAATATTCACCACGAGCAATTAATTCTGCCTGCGCACCGGTCGCTGGTGTCGTTGCAGGATAAGGTGGATAGTACCCATCAATGAGCGGCTCTACCGGTCTGTTTCGCTCATCTACAGCACCTAGAGTCTGCGAAGTAGGCTTAGGATTTGCCGTAACAACAGGCTGCGTTGTTGCATTGTTCGTTGCAGGCGTGGCTGTCGCAGATGGCTGAGAAGCCTGCGCATCAGGTTTTGTATTAGCAGGTGCTGCTTCAGGTGATACCTGGGTATTCGAAGTCGCATTGGCATCAGGACTAGTCTTTGAAGTCGAAACGGCCTTTGATTGCTCGGTAGCCTTAGGTTTTTGCGCAGTATCTGTCTTACTTGCTGCATATAAAGAACCTGACAATATACTGCAGGTCACCAAAAAAGAGGCAATAATTGCGTTTTTTTTCAACAAAGAGCCCACGCTCCCTCCTTTAAACTTATTACCATTAAGGTAATGACTGGCAGGAAAAATAATTTCGGCATTTTATACCCCTCCTTACGCAACTTGCAACGTTGATCACTAAGAGTTTTACTAAAAATGCCATGTAGTTGGCTGACAACCTAAATTAGCGCTGTTATTATGCGCATTTCAAATACAAATCAAGGGAATCTTATGGAGTGGAAAACAGCAATCGCACTTGAGCAACTTAAACAAGCAGAACGCGAAACCGTGGTCATCGATAACCATAAGATTTTATTTATATGGCACAAGGAACAAGTCCACGCTGTGCAGGCACAATGCCCTCATTTTAAATTACCGCTTAGTAAAGGCAAAATCAATGATGATTGTGCCATTATTTGTCCTTTTCATAAAAGTGAATTTGATTTAAAAACAGGAGAAGTTAAGTGCTGGTCACCTTGGCCTAAAGCTGTAGGTAGTTTATTAGGTAAGGTAGTCAAATCTAAAGAACTAAAAATTTATCCGACGCGAATTACCGCAGGGACTATTGAAGTGCAATTAGCTTAGGCTATTTTCTTGCTTACAATAACTATAGATTAGGTTAAAAAACGCTTAGCCCCTTGCTCTATCTTTTTAATAAACTGTCGGTATTGCTTTGCAGGCAACTGCCAATAATGCCAGTATAGGGGCATTAACCAGCGTTTATCAGGCGCAATTTCCTGTAATTCTCCATTTGCCAGTTCATTAACAATGTCTAAACTGGGCACCCATCCATAACCATAACCATGTAAAGCAAATTGTTTATAAGCTTTGACCGACGGCACACTGTGATAACGGCGAAGCACTAAAGGTTTATTAAAAAAATAATTAAAAAATTGTTCAGGTAATTTGTCACGATTGTCAAAAACAATAACAGGAGCGTTGGCTAAATTTTCTGCTAATGTTTTTTTATTTTTAAAATGGCGTTCGATAAAATGAGGAGCAGCGACCAGTAGATAATTCATGTGCCCCAATAATGTACACTCGCATCCGGGCAAAGCTCGATCATAAGTAGTTACACAAGCAGAAACAGAGCCCTTACGGAAATAATCAATAGTAACCTCTTGATCGTCGGTAATAATATCAATATTAATTTTTTCAAGTAGTTCTAATTCACTCAGTAAACGTGTGAACCAAGTTTCCAGACTATCACGATTTAGTGCCACAGAAAGACGTGCCGGCAATTCTTTATGAATCTCTTGCAATAGATGCTCTTCTAATATGCGCGTACGTCTTAATAAACTTAATAATTTTTCACCCAGCGGTGTTGCATGATAAGGCAAACTACGAATGAGCAAAGGTTGACCAAATTGCGTCTCCAATTGTTTAATCCTCTGCGTTACAGCAGGTTGTGTAATAAATAACAGTTTGGCTGCTTCTGCAAAACTCTGTGTTTGAATAACTGCATCCAATGCCTGCAAACCACGCTGCTCTATTCTCATAAGTAAAATTTATCAATCATAAAAATTATTAATTTTAATTATAGTGAAAAATCGTTGATAATTGCCACACTTTTGCACACAAAAAAGAATTATTATGCTGGTATATCTGAACGGCTTAATGTTAGGACTCTCTTTAATCACCGCCTTGGGTCCTCAAAATGTATTTTTAATCCGTCAAGGTGCGCTACGCCGACATGCCATACTTTCAGCCGCAATTTGCTTTTGTTGTGATATTGTTTTGGTTTGCGCAAGTGTTGCAGGACTTCATCATGTGCTTGAACTCCACCCAACCTTGCAAATATGGATTACCTGGTTTGGCGTTGCCTTCCTTTTTTATTATGGTTCACAGGCTTTAAAACGTGCTTTAAGCAAACCAGAAAGGAAATCTGCTGAGCCGTCTCAGGAGCCTGCCAATCGGTGGCAAATTATTATGTTAGCGCTGGGATTTAGTCTTCTTAATCCTCATGCAATTATTGATAGTTTGGTCATTATTGGTGGCGGTAGTAGCCAATTTCCAGAGCATCAACAAGCCTTTTTATTCGGCGTAATCACCTCTAGCCTGTTTTGGTTTTCCTCCCTAACCTTTACGACGCATTATTTTTCAGAGATTCTCTCACGCGCCACCGTTTGGCGACGCATAGAGTTTGCCAGCGGCATTTTGATGTTGTTTTTAAGTCTTAAGCTAGCGTATAACTACTAAGAATCTTAGCTATTTCTCTTTAACATTGTTGTCATTGCTTCAGGTGCGCATTTTTTAGCAACTTCTATGGTGATTTCTTTGAGGTAGGCACTGGCTGCAACGACTAAATCATCTTGACCATTTTGACCATACACAGAATACCAAATATTTTTAGTTTGCACGCCTGTTTCGAATTCCTTTAATTTCGCTTTGAATTCATCTGAAGGTTCTAATCCTCGTGAAGTAAATTTTCCAGGTGCCAAATCCTCGTCACTCCAGACTGTAATAGTATCTTGGTTGACCCATGGACCTAATGTCAGAATCAAATCTTGTATTGCAGGCACCCCCAGCTTATACCAGGTATTCTTTTTGTTACTCATAGACCATTTATAAACTTCAATCAACTCAGTCAGCGCATTACGATAAGGTTCAACAAGACCGGATTGCGGACGTCGACCTAACTGATAAGAGGCGTAAGAAAATCCTCCGAGGGAAATGGTAATGGTCGGCAAAAAAGGGATAGGAACAGCCGCTCCCAACCAGCAAACTGTACCGACAGTTAATCCAGTAAGAATTTTGTTATCAAAATTGTACAAGGCCGCTTGTGCTTGTTTAAAGCGCGCTATGCGATTTTTAATGACATCCACATGTTTAGAGTTTTGGTAATCGAACGCTGCAGAAGTATCTAATTCAAGAGCAGGGGTGGCTTCATTGCTGCCGAAAAATAATCTATACATTTTTTCAACTCCATTGAAATTTGCATAATATCTTTAACGTATGGCAGAAAAAAAGCAAGATTTAAAATTATTTAACGCAGGAAGAATAGAAAGGGCCAATCAGTGTGTCGCCAATTGACCCAGTGGAATGACACATAGCAAGTCCAACCTCGCAGCGGGAATATCTCATATACCATAGAAGATTGTCAATATTTAAACGCATAATGCGATTATTTACCTGCAGAGAGTGCTACTTATATGGGCTCCTGAAAACTTTTATCAATGCTCTTAGCAAGACTTTTTATAGAATAAAAATGCAATAATTTATTTCTAAGTTTTGCCCAGAAAGGCGATTTAACGAACATAAATTTTGCTAATTGGCGAGAATCTTTTTGCATTTTTTCAACCCGTTGCTGCCGGCTTTTTTGGTATAAGGATAAAGCCCAATCAAGATAATGTTTGTCTGTTCGAGATAATTCGTCGGCAAGTACCGCTGCTGATTCCATAGCCATCGATGCGCCTATACCTGCTGTAGGAAGAAATCCCACTGCCGCATCTCCTACCAACACGACTCGATCTTTATACCAATGCTTTGAGGTTACATCGGATAAAGGCCAATAGAAAAAACTTTCATCATCGTCATGAGGGATTTGCGAAAATAACGTGGGATAAACTTTAACAAGCTCTGGAAACTGTTTTTTAATATCATCTGCACGACCAGGATAAACATTGATTTTTTTCTTATCCATGGGTCCTGCTGCAATAACGCCAAATTTCTTCTCCGTTGGATAAATACCAAAAAAAACACCTTCGCCCCAAAATTCTTTAATTATATTTTCCTCAAGCTTTGGGTCATCACTCCACCAAACCCAACCGCCCCAACCTGTTTCATGATAACTATACTCGTCTTTATTAAACGCAAGTTTACGTACGCTGGAATGCATGCCGTCAGCACCGACAAGCAAATCATATTCTCCTTTACTCCCGTCATTAAATTTAACTTTTACCATATCCTTATCAAGAGAAATTGACTCAAGCGTTGTATTAAAACGGATGGGAATTCCTTGGCAACCTTTAAGTAGCACCTGGAGCAATACCCCCCGAGAGCAACAACGATAAGGACCATAGGTCAGAAATAATTCATGAAAGGGTAATTTTTGAATGATTTCATTTTCAGGATTTGCCATTACATAATTGTCGCTAGAGGCTGTAGACTCTATAAAGCTCTCCATAAGACCTAATCCGTAGAGAACTTTGCTCCCTAAAGGATAAATACCTAACATATAACCAGCATGAGATAGATCTGCCTGTCGTTCAATAACTTCACAAGGGATTGCTCGCTGTTTAAGTAGCGCTGCCAAAGTAAGCCCGGCAATTCCAGCACCGACAATCAGTACGCGCATGTCTATCCCTCTTATAGTATTCATTATTTTTAGTGTTTTAACGCAAGCAAAATTTATACCCAGTATCGAGTTGGGCGTGCTCCACAAGAAAGGATGCGATGGTATCAGGACCATCCAATTAACTTTGAGATTGTTGTTGCTCTATTCTTGCGCTAGACTCCAGCATTAACTTATAACCTAGGTTTATTATGTTTTACGGTGACAATATTCAGGATACACGCCAACTTTTCTTCTCCAGTTGGCAAAAATATCGTCAAAAGCAACCACTATTACCTCTTGAGCAGCAAATTGTTGATGTGATTATCGCTCATCCTGAATACCATGCTTTATTGGAGACACCCAAACAAATAGAACAAAGTTATTTTCCAGAAATGGGACAAACCAATCCTTTTTTACATATGGGTTTACATTTAGCTATTCGTGATCAAGTCAGCACAAACAGACCTGCTGGTATTAGCAAAATCTACCAGGCGTTATTAAAAAAATATGGCGAGCAAATACTTGTAGAACATCTGATGATGGAGCGCTTGGCAGAATGTTTATGGCAAGCACAACGCGATAATAATGTGCCGAATGAACAAAATTATCTTCAAGGTTTAAAACAATTATTATAATTCAGGCATGTCCTAGAAAGATGTTTTTTTTATCAAGCTAGCCTTTTGGCCTTTCCATAAAATAAGCAGTGGCATAACTGCACCACAAATGCTACTGAAATAGATAAATAACCCAGGTGAACCAAGACTACGCAAATAAAGTGAAGCGATAAACGGACCACCCATAGCCCCAATACTATAGGCAAGTAATAAACTTTGGGTACCAGCAACAATATCTTGCTCATTGAGTACATCACAAGCATGACTAATACTAATTGGATATAAAGTAAACGTTAAACCACCAAATAAGGTCATTAAACTTAAAAATAAGGATGAGCTCTTGCCTATCATTAGTGCAATGGACACGACAATGGTACTAGTAACAAGAATAATTAACACGGTCCCTCGCTCTACCTGATCAGAGAG contains:
- a CDS encoding c-type cytochrome; its protein translation is MDGYYPPYPATTPATGAQAELIARGEYLAKMGDCIACHTDVKGGTPAYAGGLPINTPFGTFYSPNITPDKETGIGKWTEEDFIRALKEGRDPQGRNYFPVFPYIYFSKITDDDARALYAYFMSIPPVKQKNKSLPFPFNVPGSRLALWGWNILFFFPEDNAIEYNAERSPSWNRGKYIVDSLGHCSMCHTPLNIFGAPKDRFYLTGTFIDGYWAPNITKYGLRSVSRYEVADVFAQGQLINRAGPVAGPMAEVNHNSLSYLTEEDRLAIATYLKTVTSDEPLGVPASESQPTIKRGKQVYVNSCIICHQRGEMSAPVIGNSANWYMRLKSRGLTGLYRHAINGYNSMPVKGACVTCSDNDVMAAVDYILNASLSRSQWQDVATGGAAKYPANGQEIYNENCSMCHNEGKQGAPKIGDKAVWEPIIEKNIDVLVENTIRGGYHPKNGGCKECTTGEILEAIKYMVSQSKTEGNYSLW
- a CDS encoding Rieske (2Fe-2S) protein is translated as MEWKTAIALEQLKQAERETVVIDNHKILFIWHKEQVHAVQAQCPHFKLPLSKGKINDDCAIICPFHKSEFDLKTGEVKCWSPWPKAVGSLLGKVVKSKELKIYPTRITAGTIEVQLA
- a CDS encoding ArgP/LysG family DNA-binding transcriptional regulator, yielding MRIEQRGLQALDAVIQTQSFAEAAKLLFITQPAVTQRIKQLETQFGQPLLIRSLPYHATPLGEKLLSLLRRTRILEEHLLQEIHKELPARLSVALNRDSLETWFTRLLSELELLEKINIDIITDDQEVTIDYFRKGSVSACVTTYDRALPGCECTLLGHMNYLLVAAPHFIERHFKNKKTLAENLANAPVIVFDNRDKLPEQFFNYFFNKPLVLRRYHSVPSVKAYKQFALHGYGYGWVPSLDIVNELANGELQEIAPDKRWLMPLYWHYWQLPAKQYRQFIKKIEQGAKRFLT
- a CDS encoding LysE/ArgO family amino acid transporter, which produces MLVYLNGLMLGLSLITALGPQNVFLIRQGALRRHAILSAAICFCCDIVLVCASVAGLHHVLELHPTLQIWITWFGVAFLFYYGSQALKRALSKPERKSAEPSQEPANRWQIIMLALGFSLLNPHAIIDSLVIIGGGSSQFPEHQQAFLFGVITSSLFWFSSLTFTTHYFSEILSRATVWRRIEFASGILMLFLSLKLAYNY
- a CDS encoding FAD-dependent oxidoreductase: MRVLIVGAGIAGLTLAALLKQRAIPCEVIERQADLSHAGYMLGIYPLGSKVLYGLGLMESFIESTASSDNYVMANPENEIIQKLPFHELFLTYGPYRCCSRGVLLQVLLKGCQGIPIRFNTTLESISLDKDMVKVKFNDGSKGEYDLLVGADGMHSSVRKLAFNKDEYSYHETGWGGWVWWSDDPKLEENIIKEFWGEGVFFGIYPTEKKFGVIAAGPMDKKKINVYPGRADDIKKQFPELVKVYPTLFSQIPHDDDESFFYWPLSDVTSKHWYKDRVVLVGDAAVGFLPTAGIGASMAMESAAVLADELSRTDKHYLDWALSLYQKSRQQRVEKMQKDSRQLAKFMFVKSPFWAKLRNKLLHFYSIKSLAKSIDKSFQEPI
- a CDS encoding DUF1841 family protein, coding for MFYGDNIQDTRQLFFSSWQKYRQKQPLLPLEQQIVDVIIAHPEYHALLETPKQIEQSYFPEMGQTNPFLHMGLHLAIRDQVSTNRPAGISKIYQALLKKYGEQILVEHLMMERLAECLWQAQRDNNVPNEQNYLQGLKQLL